One window of Acidobacteriota bacterium genomic DNA carries:
- a CDS encoding PAS domain S-box protein: MIVVDSDGEGHEFLLDLVENSRDLIHSLRPDGSLRYANRAWREALGYRVEEIPNLTIWDVLHSSAKDEYRAFLARAVAGDPEPILETVFVAKDGRRVRVNGSCGCRFENGRAIATRGTFRRATAEAISGTAVEENLAFLRMSQQAGQCGSWEWEISTNRLKWSEEMCRIHGVATDDSPATPEAAARYVHPDDRPQIRALFPLVVEKLIFPEAEYRIVRPNGEMRSVWRRGSIVFDDSGRPARVIGTVTDITDRKRIESELREARTFLQLVVDASPSMIFVKDRAGRVVFVNQEAGRFYRTAPESMIAKFATEVHRNLTEASSHASDDAEVVRTGRRLVRDEPCTDPDGVVHWFHTVKVPLERPDGAVWVLGIATDITERKRAEEALRASEEFLRLTQQAGQCGSWEWESATNRVKCSEETCRLHGIDPSAFTGALEDAVGRIHPEDRPRVQEATRSFLQGGAGQPTQYRIVLDDGSERVLWARGEGVFDGAGRLVRAIGTVTDVTEQRRMLDSLQTMAAFRESIIRTAAEGICACFPIPDFPYVAFSVWNDRMTEITGYTMDEINRLGWYQTLYPDPETQQRAVDRMGAMREGNDLRAEEWEIARKDGARRVVAISTSRVTLDCGTPAVVALMHDVTDRRRAEEERVKLETQMRQAQKLESLGVLAGGIAHDFNNLLTAMLGYSSLAQAELPSGSPARPMIAEIENAARRAADLTDQMLAYSGRGQFVIEVFRVDELVLEMSKLLKTVISKKAEFELDLRPVTIRGDATQVRQVVMNLITNASDALGGRSGRIRVRTRGRQVEAAELRSPYLDRELPGGPYACLEVEDSGCGMAPETLGRIFDPFFTTKFTGRGLGLAAVLGIVRGLSGTIRVTSALDRGTTFQVHFPAVPEVMAGRRPSGSSQAAVQGDGTILVVDDEESVRSYVQRVLEGAGYEVVLARDGLEGLDAFLERANDIRVVVLDLTMPQLDGWEVAARLRGIPSSVPILLMSGYTRPEPPADLKLTGIAGVLQKPFLPQDLLGRVVRLAPPRRGDRTR, encoded by the coding sequence ATGATCGTTGTCGATTCCGATGGGGAAGGTCACGAATTCCTGCTCGACCTCGTCGAGAACTCCCGCGACCTGATCCACTCCCTCCGCCCCGACGGATCCCTGCGCTACGCGAATCGCGCCTGGCGCGAGGCGCTGGGGTATCGCGTCGAGGAGATTCCGAACCTCACCATCTGGGACGTCCTCCACTCCTCCGCGAAGGACGAGTACCGCGCCTTCCTGGCTCGGGCCGTCGCCGGCGATCCCGAGCCGATCCTCGAGACGGTTTTCGTCGCCAAGGACGGGCGGCGCGTGCGTGTGAACGGCTCGTGCGGCTGCCGGTTCGAGAACGGACGGGCGATCGCGACGCGAGGAACGTTTCGCAGAGCGACGGCGGAAGCGATCTCGGGGACGGCCGTCGAGGAGAATCTCGCCTTCCTTCGCATGTCGCAGCAGGCCGGCCAGTGCGGAAGCTGGGAATGGGAGATCTCGACGAACCGTCTGAAATGGTCGGAGGAGATGTGCCGCATCCACGGCGTCGCGACGGACGATTCTCCCGCGACGCCCGAGGCCGCCGCCCGGTACGTCCATCCGGACGATCGACCCCAGATCCGGGCGCTCTTTCCTCTCGTCGTCGAGAAGCTGATCTTCCCGGAGGCCGAGTACCGCATCGTCCGGCCGAACGGAGAGATGCGCTCCGTCTGGAGGCGCGGGAGCATCGTCTTCGACGATTCGGGGCGCCCGGCTCGCGTCATCGGAACGGTCACCGACATCACCGATCGGAAGCGCATCGAGTCGGAGCTGCGCGAGGCCCGGACCTTCCTCCAGCTCGTGGTCGATGCGTCGCCGAGCATGATCTTCGTGAAGGACCGCGCCGGCAGAGTCGTCTTCGTGAACCAGGAGGCCGGCCGGTTCTATCGGACGGCTCCGGAGTCGATGATCGCGAAGTTCGCGACCGAGGTCCATCGCAACCTGACGGAAGCGTCGAGCCACGCGAGCGACGATGCGGAGGTCGTCCGCACGGGCCGGCGCCTCGTGAGGGACGAGCCGTGCACGGATCCTGACGGGGTCGTTCACTGGTTCCACACCGTCAAGGTTCCTCTCGAGAGACCGGACGGCGCCGTCTGGGTCCTCGGGATCGCGACGGATATCACGGAGAGGAAGAGAGCCGAGGAGGCCCTCCGGGCGAGCGAGGAGTTCCTTCGCCTGACCCAGCAGGCCGGCCAGTGCGGGAGCTGGGAGTGGGAGAGTGCGACGAACCGCGTCAAGTGCTCGGAGGAGACGTGCCGGCTCCACGGGATCGACCCATCGGCGTTCACGGGAGCGCTCGAGGACGCCGTGGGAAGGATCCACCCCGAGGATCGACCGCGCGTCCAGGAGGCGACGCGAAGCTTTCTACAGGGGGGCGCGGGTCAGCCGACTCAGTACCGAATCGTCCTGGATGACGGGTCGGAGCGGGTGCTGTGGGCCCGCGGTGAGGGCGTCTTCGACGGCGCGGGGCGGCTCGTTCGAGCGATCGGGACGGTCACCGACGTGACCGAACAGCGCCGCATGTTGGACTCGCTCCAGACCATGGCTGCGTTCCGGGAGTCCATCATCCGGACCGCGGCGGAAGGGATCTGCGCGTGCTTCCCCATCCCCGACTTCCCGTATGTCGCCTTCTCCGTCTGGAACGATCGGATGACCGAGATCACCGGCTACACGATGGACGAGATCAATCGGCTCGGCTGGTATCAGACGCTCTACCCGGATCCCGAGACGCAGCAGCGAGCGGTGGATCGGATGGGCGCGATGCGCGAAGGAAACGACCTCCGGGCCGAGGAGTGGGAGATCGCGCGCAAGGACGGCGCGCGCCGGGTGGTGGCGATCTCGACCTCCCGCGTCACGCTCGATTGCGGAACTCCGGCGGTCGTGGCGCTGATGCACGACGTCACGGACCGGCGCCGGGCGGAGGAGGAGCGCGTCAAGCTCGAGACGCAGATGCGGCAGGCGCAGAAACTGGAGAGCCTCGGGGTTCTCGCCGGAGGTATCGCGCATGACTTCAACAATCTCCTCACCGCCATGCTCGGCTACTCGAGTCTCGCGCAGGCGGAGCTTCCTTCCGGCTCGCCGGCCCGCCCGATGATCGCCGAGATCGAGAACGCCGCGCGCCGGGCCGCCGATCTGACCGACCAGATGCTCGCCTACTCGGGGCGCGGACAGTTCGTCATCGAGGTCTTCAGGGTCGACGAGCTCGTCCTGGAGATGAGCAAGCTTCTGAAGACCGTCATCTCGAAGAAGGCCGAGTTTGAGCTCGATCTGCGGCCCGTCACCATCCGCGGTGACGCGACGCAGGTGCGGCAGGTCGTCATGAACTTGATCACGAACGCGTCGGACGCGCTCGGCGGCCGTTCCGGTCGCATCAGGGTTCGCACCCGAGGGCGCCAGGTGGAGGCGGCCGAGCTCCGATCGCCATACCTCGACCGGGAATTGCCCGGAGGCCCGTACGCCTGCCTCGAGGTCGAGGACAGCGGGTGCGGCATGGCGCCGGAGACCCTGGGCAGGATCTTCGATCCCTTCTTCACCACGAAGTTCACGGGGAGAGGGCTCGGTCTCGCCGCGGTGCTCGGGATCGTCCGGGGCCTTTCCGGGACCATCCGCGTGACGAGCGCGCTCGATCGCGGAACGACGTTTCAGGTGCACTTCCCGGCGGTTCCGGAGGTCATGGCGGGGCGGCGACCCTCCGGTTCGAGCCAGGCGGCGGTTCAGGGGGACGGCACGATTCTCGTCGTGGACGACGAGGAGAGCGTTCGTTCGTACGTCCAGCGCGTGCTCGAAGGAGCCGGTTACGAGGTGGTTCTCGCGCGCGACGGGCTCGAGGGCCTCGACGCGTTCCTCGAGCGCGCGAACGACATACGCGTCGTCGTGCTCGACCTGACGATGCCCCAGCTCGACGGATGGGAGGTGGCGGCGCGTCTCCGCGGGATTCCGTCATCGGTTCCCATTCTCCTCATGAGCGGGTACACGCGGCCGGAGCCCCCTGCGGATTTGAAGCTGACGGGCATCGCCGGCGTCCTCCAGAAGCCGTTCCTCCCTCAGGACCTGCTCGGACGCGTGGTGCGCCTCGCGCCGCCGAGGAGAGGAGACAGAACCCGCTGA